The nucleotide window AAGGGGACAAAAACAGCGCAAAATAGCCAACAAAAGTGGTTAGCGTTGTATAAAAACAAGGTGTGAGACTTTTTCTAATAGCAAGTGTCAATAAATCTACTTTACTTAAGGTTTTATTATTAAGGCCTTCTTTATGATAAATATTAATAATGTGTACCGCATCACTAACGCTATAAACCATGAGGATTGTAGGTATTAACATGGAAATCATATTTAAAGCAAAACCTAATGAGGTAATAAGCCCAAATAATAAACTAACAGGAATCGCTACGGACAACAATGCAATATAGAGATAACGCTTACTTGGTAATAAAAATAAAAGTAAGACCGTGATAACCAGAACCGTTAAAATTCCAAAAGTTAAACTCTCTTTATAAATACCCTTGCTGTAGGCTTCGTTTAAGACTGGTGGGCCAGTTAAATAATAATTTGAATACGATTTATCAATTACATTTCTAATCTCTACTGCAATATCCTGCCTTTGTTCTTCGATGGTTGGTGTAGGCTTCATCTGTATGTAAAAGAACTGGTGCTTATAATCCTTTGTTACTAATTGAGACGTGATATTTGGTAATTTAGAAAACAAGCTTTTTAAACCTTTTTCACTACGCCTGGGATTGTACAAATCATCAAATAGTATCTTGTCATTAGCATAAATTGGGTACTTAGCTTTTGCGATACTAAAGGTGGTCTTTACATAATGAAGAGAATCAACAGACGCATGCAAATTCTTTAATTGACTTATTTCTGCTTGTCCAATAGCATTTTCAACAGGCAACATGGCAATAAAAATTTCGTCAGACCCAAAATTTTCCTGAAAGTCTATATACGCTTTATAACTGGGATCGTCTTCTAAAAACCATATCGATAAAGAGTTATCTACACTGAGTTTATTGAGTGTTTGATGGCCTGATAACGCCATTAACACAACAAGAATAGCAATAATTACAATTCTGAATTTTATAATGGATTGTATTATACTTTTTAATCTATTCATACTAAATAACTGCAAATGCACCATAATTTCCATGATGCGTTAGGCTAACATTAATTTCTTTTAATCCGAATTTAACTCTTGGCACTCCAAATTCATCTGTTACAACTTGTGCTAATTCACCCTCAGTTTGAAATCTTTTTTCTATTAATCTCAAAAGTGAAGTTTTCAACACTTTACTCTGTATTCTTGAGTTTTTAAAATCAAACTTTACAACATGAGACGTTAACTTATGTTCATTTAAACGCGCTTCTGACATAATATAGTGGGACGTCACTTTAGTTTCAACATAACACTTAAAATCTTGAAAAATCACTGCACCTCTAAGCTTATCAATCTTACATTCAAAATGTTTTGGTTTATAAAAACGGCTTGGGTGTAATTGTGTGTACAATTTATATGCCGCCTCTTTCATGCTCCAAAGCTGCCACACCATTAGAAATTGATTTGTTGACTTATAAATTAATTGCTGTTCTTGTAGTGTAAAAAGTTTATCTAAAAATCGTGGGCGTTGCCAATTTGAAGCTTGTTTGGCTTCCTTTAAATCAATGATGTCGTTACCGACCACTAAGCTTTAAGTTTAGTATTTACAATGGCCATTGCAGATTTTACATCTAACATTTGTTCCATATCCTCATTTTCTAAACGAATATCAAACTCATCTTCTATATCTAAGATGATGTCCACAAGATTGGCAGAGTTGATTTTTAAATCCTTAACAAAGTCAGTCTCTTCAGTTAAATTTTTGAAGGCCTCTTCATCTTGAATATAAGGTGCCACAATGGCCTTTAATTTGGCAATTAACTCATCGTTTTTCATAGCGTTTCTTTACAGCAAAGTTACGCTATAAATCTCTTAAATAAAACACAAGTATTAACATCACCAAAACCAAAACTGGCCTTAGCTATAACATTAAAATTAAAGTCGAGTTTTTGTTGAACAATGCATTGTGGTTTTACTAACTTTTCTATTTCTGAAAGCAAATCTTCACAGTTAATGTTTGGAGCTATAAATTGATTTTGTAGCTGAATAATACTTGCTACACATTCAATGGCGCCTGCAGCGGCTAAACAATGTCCAACCATAGATTTTGTAGAGTTGATAAAAGGAAATGCATCACCTTTTCTGTTTAAGGCTTTGGTCCAATTTTTAATTTCTAAACCATCTTTAGATGTCGCCGTTAGATGCCCATTAATGACATCGATGTCTGCGGCATCTATACCAGAATTTAGTACTGCGGTTTTAATGCAGCGCTGAACAGCCTCAGGATTAGGTGCGGTTAAAGTGCCTCCTTGACGCTGTCCGCCTGAATTAACCTCTCCACCCATAACCTCGGCATAAATAGTGGCACCACGTTCTAAGGCACTTTCTAGCGATTCTAAAACTATAGCACCTGCACCACTGCCAGGTACAAAACCAGATGCTGAGGCACTCATTGGTCTTGATCCTTTTTCCGGAAAATCATTGTGCTTATAGGTCATTACACGCATAGCATCAAACCCTCCCCAAATGTAGGGTCCGTGATCGCTACAACTGCCAACCAACATGCGTTTAGCCCTACCGTTTTGTATGCGTTCAAAACCCATTAAAACAGCTTCTGTACCTGTTGCGCATGCTGAAGAGTTTGTGGTGACTTGATTTCCTAGTCCTAACATACCGCTTAAAAAAGCACTGACTCCACTTGCCATGGTTTGTAAAACAACTGAACTTCCTAGTCGTCTTACATTACCTTCATCGAGCTTGTAAATTGCCTCTCTAAATTTGTCTACACCCGAAGTGCCTGTTCCAAATATTAAACCTGTTTCATAATCTATTTCACTTTCTGGATGCATTTCAAAGCCTGCATCTTTCCAAGCATCTATACCAGCAATACAGCCATATAAAATACCTGAACTATTAAAGCTGCGTAACTGTAATTCTGTAAAATATTTTAATTTTAATTCCTCTGAAATCTCAGGAATCCCACCAATCTGACATGAAAAATTTAAGTCTTTCAATTCTTGATGAAAAGTAATTCCTGATTTACCATTTTTTAATGCTTCAGTAAACTTAGAAACACCTACGCCATTTGGTGCAACAACTCCTAAACCTGTTATGACGACTCTTTTTTTCATGCTTTCAACATTCCAGATATTACGCCTCTTGCTATTAATTTGCCTGTTTCATTTAGCATTTTTACTCGGCATTTTAATTTATTAAAACGGAACACTTCTTTTTCTGAATGAACAATAACCTTTTCTCCTGGTAAAACCGGCAAATAAAAATCCATCTGGTGCGATGTTAATGCTACTTGAGGCTTTTGACTATTCTGTAAGTCCTCTTTTAGCAAATAAATACCTAAACAGACCAAACCAATCTGAGCCATGCACTCTGTAAGAATGACTCCTGGTGTTATAGGGTTATCCTTAAAATGGCCTTCATAAAATGACTCATCGTCTTTAAATGTATAGTGGCCTAAAATGCTATCTTCAGTAACTGTATCAATACCGTCTACAAATAAAAATGGTTTTTGATAAGGTAACAGTGTTATGATTTCTGATACTTTCATACTACCTTAAATGTTCACCTCCATCTACGGGAATTACTGCACCTGTGATCCAGGATGCTTCGTCCTTACTCAATAAGTAAACAGCGTTAGCCGCATCGTTAGGCGAGGTAAGTCGCTTATTTGGGTTACGTTTTAATGTATGTTCTATTATTTTTTCACTATCTGGAATCATACGTAATGATGCTGTATCGGTTACACCAGCCTGAATACAATTTGCTTTTATACCAAAGGGAGCAAACTCTAAGGCAATATTTCTTGTAATAGCCTCTAAGGCAACTTTTGCGGCCGATACTGCTGCATAATTTTGCCAGGCTTTGGTATTACCTTCACTTGTAAAACTCAAAATACGTGTGTCTTTTGCAAATAGTTTTGCCTCAAATAAGGCTTTAGTCCAATCGTATAAACTTATAGCCATAGCATTAATCGTTAAGGCAAAATCGTCGTTTTTAAGAACAGGGTTTTCTTGAGATACCATGGGCTTTAAATTCCCTTTTGCAACACTATGTACTAAAACTTTAATTTTACTATTAAGGCCTAGTATTGATTTCAATTCTTCTATTGTAGTTTCTCTTTTTTCGGGTTTAAATGCATCACGATTAAAAGATTTAAACTTAATATTCTCCTTTTTGATAGATTCAAATTCAGCATTAATAGCTTCCTCTTGCATTTTTGAGTTACGATGAACAACACAAATATTCATGCCGTGTTTAGCCAGCTTTTTCGCTGTGGCTAATCCCAGACCAGAGCTTCCGCCGAGAATTAAAGCCCATTCGTTTTTATCTTGAAATTCTTTCATTTTTATATGTATTTATGAGATACTGAAACATGTTCAGCCTGACAAAATAAATTTTGTCACCACTCTAATAAAATGCGCTGTGCTGAAAACCCAGGTCCAAAACTCAGCATTATACCTTTATCACCTTTCGGTAGGTTTCTATCCATAAAGCGTTCTAAAACATACATTACTGTGGCACTGCTCATATTGCCATAGCGTCGCAAAACTTCTTTTGTGTCGTCTATGTTTTTTCCTAAGGCACCAAATAAATCTTCAACAGTTTGTACTATTTTTTTGCCACCTGGATGAAATACCAAATGGTCTATATCCTCAATTTTTAATCCGTTTTTTGCTAAAAATGGATGAATAATTTTTGGGAAATGATCTGCAATGGTCTGAGGTACAGATTGGTCTAATACCATTTGCAAACCTGTGTTGCGTAATTTAAAACCCATCATGTGGTCTGCATTATAAAAATGATACATGGCTTCATCCTTAATTTCTGGACCAACCTCGTCCTCATAGGACGACATAATTACGCTTGCGCAACCATCACCAAAAATGGCCGCACTCACAACATTAACCATTGAATAGTCATTGAGTTGAAACGTTGCTGTTGGCGATTCTACCGCAATAACTACAGCGCGCTTGTTTGGGTTCGCTTTCAAAAAATTCTTTGCGTATAAAATACCCGAAACACCTGCTGCACAACCCATTTCTGTAACTGGCAATCGTACTACATCTTGTTTCATTTTTAGGCGATTTATTAAATACGCATCTAAAGATGGAATCATAATGCCTGTGCAACTCACAGTGATTATATAATCGATGTCGGTAGGTTCTAAATTGACTTTATTTAAGGCCTTTAGTAAACTTTTCTGTGCTAATTCAATAGATGCTGTAATGTAAATTTCATTTTTTTCTTCAAACGATGTTTTAAGAAATACTTCTTCTGCATCCATTATAGAATACCGTTTATCTACAGCTGCATTTTCAAATATTTTAAGAACTTTACGCTTAAAACGTTCTTCTTGACCTTCTAGCCATAACTCGACATAAGGTAAAATGTCCTTGGTCTCTCTTGTGTATTTTGGCAGTTGCTTTGCAACTGATGTAATTTTTACAGCCATTTAGGTTTTTATTAGCCATTGGTAACGAAAAGCCCATTTCCAACGAATTTCTGATTTGAGATTTAATTCTTTTGATAGTTGTTTTAATTCTTCTCTTTTAAAAGCTCTTAAAATTGAGGTTAATCCATCTTTAACAATCATAGGATTTGAAATCGCTAATCCTAATAATTTAAACAAGCCATAAGCCAATTTATTGCGATGTAAGTCGTTGATTACAATGCCTAAATTAGCGTTGGTCGCTATTGTTTGTAATAGCAAACGAATTTCTTCTTCATCAAAATGATGTAAAAACAATGTAGAAAGCGCAATATCGTATTTTAAGCGTTTAAATTCATCAGAAAATATATCCACATTGTTAAATGTCAATTCATCATAATCTAATGATAACTGGTTGGCATAATCTATAGCATCTTGATTAGCATCTATGCCTATGAGTTTAAACTGATAGTTGTTTTGTCTTCCGAAGTTGGCAATCAACCTAAGAATATCTCCATGACCACATCCTAAATCAATAATGGTATATGTTTTGTCTTTGGGTTGCCCTTCTAATAATTGCTTTATACCTTTTAATGTAATACGATTGCCACCAAGCCACTTGTTGATTTTTCCGAGTTTATCTAGTGTATCGCGCAACAACTCGCCCT belongs to Winogradskyella sp. J14-2 and includes:
- a CDS encoding 4'-phosphopantetheinyl transferase superfamily protein, coding for MVGNDIIDLKEAKQASNWQRPRFLDKLFTLQEQQLIYKSTNQFLMVWQLWSMKEAAYKLYTQLHPSRFYKPKHFECKIDKLRGAVIFQDFKCYVETKVTSHYIMSEARLNEHKLTSHVVKFDFKNSRIQSKVLKTSLLRLIEKRFQTEGELAQVVTDEFGVPRVKFGLKEINVSLTHHGNYGAFAVI
- a CDS encoding acyl carrier protein, translated to MKNDELIAKLKAIVAPYIQDEEAFKNLTEETDFVKDLKINSANLVDIILDIEDEFDIRLENEDMEQMLDVKSAMAIVNTKLKA
- a CDS encoding beta-ketoacyl-[acyl-carrier-protein] synthase family protein: MKKRVVITGLGVVAPNGVGVSKFTEALKNGKSGITFHQELKDLNFSCQIGGIPEISEELKLKYFTELQLRSFNSSGILYGCIAGIDAWKDAGFEMHPESEIDYETGLIFGTGTSGVDKFREAIYKLDEGNVRRLGSSVVLQTMASGVSAFLSGMLGLGNQVTTNSSACATGTEAVLMGFERIQNGRAKRMLVGSCSDHGPYIWGGFDAMRVMTYKHNDFPEKGSRPMSASASGFVPGSGAGAIVLESLESALERGATIYAEVMGGEVNSGGQRQGGTLTAPNPEAVQRCIKTAVLNSGIDAADIDVINGHLTATSKDGLEIKNWTKALNRKGDAFPFINSTKSMVGHCLAAAGAIECVASIIQLQNQFIAPNINCEDLLSEIEKLVKPQCIVQQKLDFNFNVIAKASFGFGDVNTCVLFKRFIA
- a CDS encoding 3-hydroxyacyl-ACP dehydratase FabZ family protein, encoding MKVSEIITLLPYQKPFLFVDGIDTVTEDSILGHYTFKDDESFYEGHFKDNPITPGVILTECMAQIGLVCLGIYLLKEDLQNSQKPQVALTSHQMDFYLPVLPGEKVIVHSEKEVFRFNKLKCRVKMLNETGKLIARGVISGMLKA
- a CDS encoding enoyl-ACP reductase; amino-acid sequence: MKEFQDKNEWALILGGSSGLGLATAKKLAKHGMNICVVHRNSKMQEEAINAEFESIKKENIKFKSFNRDAFKPEKRETTIEELKSILGLNSKIKVLVHSVAKGNLKPMVSQENPVLKNDDFALTINAMAISLYDWTKALFEAKLFAKDTRILSFTSEGNTKAWQNYAAVSAAKVALEAITRNIALEFAPFGIKANCIQAGVTDTASLRMIPDSEKIIEHTLKRNPNKRLTSPNDAANAVYLLSKDEASWITGAVIPVDGGEHLR
- a CDS encoding type III polyketide synthase — encoded protein: MAVKITSVAKQLPKYTRETKDILPYVELWLEGQEERFKRKVLKIFENAAVDKRYSIMDAEEVFLKTSFEEKNEIYITASIELAQKSLLKALNKVNLEPTDIDYIITVSCTGIMIPSLDAYLINRLKMKQDVVRLPVTEMGCAAGVSGILYAKNFLKANPNKRAVVIAVESPTATFQLNDYSMVNVVSAAIFGDGCASVIMSSYEDEVGPEIKDEAMYHFYNADHMMGFKLRNTGLQMVLDQSVPQTIADHFPKIIHPFLAKNGLKIEDIDHLVFHPGGKKIVQTVEDLFGALGKNIDDTKEVLRRYGNMSSATVMYVLERFMDRNLPKGDKGIMLSFGPGFSAQRILLEW
- a CDS encoding methyltransferase domain-containing protein → MSLFIDTTHRSKDTELMDDFTMKGELLRDTLDKLGKINKWLGGNRITLKGIKQLLEGQPKDKTYTIIDLGCGHGDILRLIANFGRQNNYQFKLIGIDANQDAIDYANQLSLDYDELTFNNVDIFSDEFKRLKYDIALSTLFLHHFDEEEIRLLLQTIATNANLGIVINDLHRNKLAYGLFKLLGLAISNPMIVKDGLTSILRAFKREELKQLSKELNLKSEIRWKWAFRYQWLIKT